TAATCTTTTTCATAAAGGCTCCTCTACCTATATTTAAATCGGATTTATTACGATTTAATTGTCAAAAAAATTTTAAAATAGTAACAAGAAATAAAAGTGTATAATACGGAACGATTCCGATTTCCTTTAGTATCTTACAAAAAAAAGTGTCTAATTGCAAGTATAATATTTGTTTCCAACTAGGCATATTATGTATGCTTATATAGAAGGGTGGGATTAGTAAATGGAAAAATTAAATTTATTAAATGAAATTTTAGAGTTTAATCACCAGTTTGTTGAAAAACATGAATATGAAAAGTATGAAACAACCAAATTCCCTAATAAAAAAATGGTGATCCTTACTTGTATGGATACACGTTTATTGGAATTATTACCTAAGGCTTTAAACTTAGGTAATGGGGATGCGAAGATTGTTAAAAATGCAGGAGCAATTGTCTCACATCCTTATGGAAGTATTATGAGGAGTATCCTCATCGCTTTATATCAATTACAAGCGCAGGAGGTTTTAGTCATAGCTCACCATGATTGTGGAATGAGTGGTATGAAGGCAGAACCTGTGATTGAGAATATGAAGGACCGGGGGATTTCTGAGGAAACGTTCAATACACTTACATATTCCGGTATTGACATTGAACAATGGTTGCATGGTTTTGATAGTGTAACAGAGAGCGTGGAAAGTAGTGTAAGCATGATTAAAAACCATCCATTAATGCCAAAGGATGTTCCTGTTCATGGCTTAGTCATTGATCCTAAAACAGGAAAATTAGATTTAGTTGTCGATGGGTACAAAAATTAATGCTTCTCTTTTTCAGGAACAGGATCTAATCCACCTGGATGAAAGGGATGACACTTAAAAATGCGTTTGATGGTTAGCCAGCCGCCTTTGAAGGCTCCAAATCGTTGGATGGCTTCTAATCCATAATGTGAACATGTTGGATAGAATCGGCAGGTTGGCGGTTTGATCGGTGAGATAACAAGTTGGTAAAAACGAATAAACGATATAAAGATTTTTTTCAACATGGGTCCACTCCTATTAACGATTAATGTAAACATACCATATTTTACAATGTACGTCTAAAAGCTAAACTGTACTAAGTAGATGAAAAAACTTGGTTTTTGCGGTATAGTAGTAGTTAGATTATAAAAGGAGTGATTCTAATGCCTTCAGTTGAAAGCTTTGATTTAGATCATAATGCTGTCAAAGCCCCTTATGTAAGACACTGTGGTGTTCATAAGGTAGGTAGCGATGGGATCGTTAATAAATATGATATTCGTTTTTGCCAGCCTAACAAACAGGCAATGAAACCAGATGCGATTCATACTTTGGAGCATTTGCTTGCATTTAATATTCGTAAACATGCAGAGAAGTATGATCATTTTGATATCATCGACATCTCACCAATGGGCTGCCAAACAGGCTATTATCTTGTAGTGAGTGGGGAACCAACTGTTGAAGAAATTATAGACCTTCTTGAGGATACTATGAAAGATGCAGTTGAAATCGTTGATATTCCCGCTGCGAATGAAAGACAATGTGGTCAAGCCAAACTTCATGATTTAGAAGGTGCCAAACGTCTAATGCGTTTCTGGCTTGAACAAAGCAAAGAAGATTTAAAACAGGTATTTGCATAACAAAAATAGGTTGACCCCGGTCAACCTATTTTATTGTGTATTTTTATTTTCTTGATCAGGTCCTTGATGGTCCATCTGATTTATTTGTGGATTTTCTTCTAAAGAATCGATTGTATGTTTATAGGAATAGGCTTTGGAAGTAGTTATGACTGCTAAAAGTAAAACAACAATGACAATGACAATACAAACGACAAATACGGTATACAAAGCTGTGACCTCCTTGACTCTGTGTTCATGCCTTATTGTATCACGAATAAGTCATCGTTGATTAGAAATGCAAATAAAAAGGAGGCTGAAAATCAGCCTCCGATAAGTAATTCATTGGTATGTATAATCAGTGTATATTTCTAGGATAATAAGTATTTGTGCGAAGTTGACCATATTCTTCCTGTGCAAATTTTCCTTTAAGACTTTCAATCAAGTATAGCCCCATTAGATCATATAACTCTTGTTTATCCATTTCTTGAATTAACCCCAAAAGATCTTCATGTGTCATTTCTTCTAAAAAGGCGAATGTAAGCATATCAATATCCTCTTCGTCACCAGTTAACTTGTTACGATACATTTCATATAACTCATCGACCAATTTCAATTGCAGCACCTCCTTAGAATAGAAATTTCATTTCTACTTATTGAATTCCCATAAAATGATAAAATAAACATACAGATAAAATTGACTGAAAAATCTGTTTCTTCGATTGTATGATTATTATATCGTATTCATTTCTAAAAAATGAGTCGAAATATGAAAAAGAATAAATTTTTCTTATTTGTGGACTACTATAGATAAAAGGGGATGACATCATGAGTGAACAAAAGAAAACGTATTATATAGATGTTGGTACGGGTGAAATTTCACAAAGTGCTACTAGCTCAACCTGGAGTTATAAAATTCAAGCCAACGATGAAGAAATTACTCAGTTACGCGAATTATTTGATTCAAATTATTCCAATGAGTGGCAAAACTTTTTTCGAGCGCATGTACCGTACGTCCAATATCACTATGACCGTGAAAACGATGCATATGATAATACTATTCAGCAAGTGTATGGGATGCTCCATCAATTAGGTGATGATGAGGCAAAAGCTCATATTGAAAATATGAATATCTTGCCAAAACAAGAATAATGGATAAAAAGAGGCTGACTCCTTTACTTTGAGTCAGTCTCTTTTTTCGCTTATAATAGTGATATATGACAATAATAGGGCGGTTTTCTATGATACAGTTTTTAGATCAGAATAGAAACAAAGTTGAACTTGAATTTAAGGAAAGAGCCTTTGAGTTTCAAGCTAAACATGTACTGGTCATTTGTCAATATGACGACAAATGGCTTTTAACGAATCATAAACAAAGGGGCCTCGAATTTCCTGGAGGTAAAGTAGAACCTTCCGAAACCTTAGAAGAAGCAGCAAGGAGAGAGACATTTGAAGAGACAGGTGCAGTTCTGGGCACCGTACAATTTGTTGCTGAATATAAAGTAACCGATCAAAAGAGTTCATTTGTAAAGGCTGTTTTTTGTGCTGAGGTGAAAGAAATTGATCCTACCAACAACTATTATGAAACAAATGGACCTGTGCTGATCGAGGGTAATCTATTGGAATTAAGGTTAGGTGATCAGTTTAGTTTTATTATGAAGGACCAGGTCATAGAAGAGTGCATTCAGCGTATAAAACAGCAAAAAAAGTAATGGAGGGCTATAGGGCTCTCCACTACTCTTTAATCAGTTTCTTTTCCAACAATTCAACCAATTGATACATAATAGTTGCAACGACTGCAATCACTAAAAGGGATAAGAAAACGAGTGTAAAGTTAAATACTTGAAAACCATAAATAATCATGTATCCAAGTCCGCGTGAAGAAACGAGGAACTCACCAACAATGACACCTACCCATGACAATCCGACATTTACTTTTAAAGTAGAGATCATCGTCGGAAAACTGGCGGGTAGTATTGCTTCCTTAAAGCATTGAGCCCGTGATGCACCAAAGGTTTGCAATACTTTTAAGTAATTAGGGTCTACTTCTTTAAAGGAAGTATAGACAACTATAGTGGTGATGATGATAGAGATAATCGCTCCCATAGCAATAATGGAAGGATATCCAGGAGTCAGGGCCACAATTAAAATCGGTCCCAATGCTACTTTAGGCATGGCATTTAAAATGACCAGATAAGGATCGAGAATCTTAGATATCCTCGGTGACCACCAAAGAATAGCCGCAAGAATGATACCTAATAAGGTTCCAAGAATGAAACCACAAATGGTTTCTGTTAAGGTGACGCCTAAATTGGTGACTAAAGAACCATCTTTAATTTTATCTAAGAGCAGGTGCCAAATTTTTGAGGGGGAACTAAAAATTAAAGGGTCAATCCACTGCTTTTGACTGGCTAGTTCCCAAGTGGAGAAAAAAGCGATAAAAATGACTGCCTGATAAAATCGGATCCATCTCTGTTCAATTTTTAACGAATGAATGTACTTTTTGTGAAGGAGTTCAACCTTATTCTTGGTCTGGTTCAAGAGATTCCAACTCCTTCCATATCATTTGAAAGATATCCGAGTAAAGTTCATGGTTTCTTGCTTCAAAAGGAGAGAGTCGTCTTAACTCTTCAGGCATTTCGAATGTCTTGTAAATCCTTCCTGGACTAGGTGAGAGCAAGTAGACACGATCACTCATTGCAATGGCTTCACCAATATCATGCGTTACTAGAATGGCTGTTTTACCAAAGGTTTCTAATGTTCGTGACACCAGGTCCTCAAGCTTAAGCTTTGTTTGATAATCTAGTGCGGAAAAAGGTTCATCTAGCATAAGCAGTTTTGGCTGTGTCGCAAGTGTTCTGACAAGGGCTACTCTCTGCCGCATGCCGCCTGATAATTGCTTAGGAAGTTGTTTCTCCACTCCACTTAAGCCAATTTGTTTGAGTAAGTCCAGGGCACTTGCTTTTGTTTGATCATTCAACTGATTGGATAATTTCAACCCAATCAAGATATTTTCTTCAATCGTTTTCCATGGAAACAAATAATCCTGCTGAAGCATATAGCCAATTTCATTTTTAGCGGTTGAAACAGGTTTACCCTCTAACAATATGGTACCATGGGTAGGTTTGAGTAAGCTGGATATGATAGAAAGCAAGGTGGTTTTACCACAGCCACTAGGGCCGAGGAGAGAGATAAACTCTCCCTCCTCAACAGTTAATGATATATCGGAGAGGGCCGTGGTGGCAGAGGCTTTGGTGAAATA
The window above is part of the Bacillus sp. SORGH_AS_0510 genome. Proteins encoded here:
- a CDS encoding carbonic anhydrase; translation: MEKLNLLNEILEFNHQFVEKHEYEKYETTKFPNKKMVILTCMDTRLLELLPKALNLGNGDAKIVKNAGAIVSHPYGSIMRSILIALYQLQAQEVLVIAHHDCGMSGMKAEPVIENMKDRGISEETFNTLTYSGIDIEQWLHGFDSVTESVESSVSMIKNHPLMPKDVPVHGLVIDPKTGKLDLVVDGYKN
- the yidD gene encoding membrane protein insertion efficiency factor YidD; the protein is MKKIFISFIRFYQLVISPIKPPTCRFYPTCSHYGLEAIQRFGAFKGGWLTIKRIFKCHPFHPGGLDPVPEKEKH
- a CDS encoding S-ribosylhomocysteine lyase; the encoded protein is MPSVESFDLDHNAVKAPYVRHCGVHKVGSDGIVNKYDIRFCQPNKQAMKPDAIHTLEHLLAFNIRKHAEKYDHFDIIDISPMGCQTGYYLVVSGEPTVEEIIDLLEDTMKDAVEIVDIPAANERQCGQAKLHDLEGAKRLMRFWLEQSKEDLKQVFA
- the ytzI gene encoding YtzI protein encodes the protein MYTVFVVCIVIVIVVLLLAVITTSKAYSYKHTIDSLEENPQINQMDHQGPDQENKNTQ
- a CDS encoding DUF6154 family protein, which codes for MKLVDELYEMYRNKLTGDEEDIDMLTFAFLEEMTHEDLLGLIQEMDKQELYDLMGLYLIESLKGKFAQEEYGQLRTNTYYPRNIH
- a CDS encoding hydrolase; this translates as MSEQKKTYYIDVGTGEISQSATSSTWSYKIQANDEEITQLRELFDSNYSNEWQNFFRAHVPYVQYHYDRENDAYDNTIQQVYGMLHQLGDDEAKAHIENMNILPKQE
- the ytkD gene encoding RNA deprotection pyrophosphohydrolase; its protein translation is MIQFLDQNRNKVELEFKERAFEFQAKHVLVICQYDDKWLLTNHKQRGLEFPGGKVEPSETLEEAARRETFEETGAVLGTVQFVAEYKVTDQKSSFVKAVFCAEVKEIDPTNNYYETNGPVLIEGNLLELRLGDQFSFIMKDQVIEECIQRIKQQKK
- a CDS encoding ABC transporter permease — protein: MNQTKNKVELLHKKYIHSLKIEQRWIRFYQAVIFIAFFSTWELASQKQWIDPLIFSSPSKIWHLLLDKIKDGSLVTNLGVTLTETICGFILGTLLGIILAAILWWSPRISKILDPYLVILNAMPKVALGPILIVALTPGYPSIIAMGAIISIIITTIVVYTSFKEVDPNYLKVLQTFGASRAQCFKEAILPASFPTMISTLKVNVGLSWVGVIVGEFLVSSRGLGYMIIYGFQVFNFTLVFLSLLVIAVVATIMYQLVELLEKKLIKE
- a CDS encoding ABC transporter ATP-binding protein produces the protein MSFLTVQDVQHIYFTKASATTALSDISLTVEEGEFISLLGPSGCGKTTLLSIISSLLKPTHGTILLEGKPVSTAKNEIGYMLQQDYLFPWKTIEENILIGLKLSNQLNDQTKASALDLLKQIGLSGVEKQLPKQLSGGMRQRVALVRTLATQPKLLMLDEPFSALDYQTKLKLEDLVSRTLETFGKTAILVTHDIGEAIAMSDRVYLLSPSPGRIYKTFEMPEELRRLSPFEARNHELYSDIFQMIWKELESLEPDQE